In Chitinivibrionales bacterium, the following proteins share a genomic window:
- a CDS encoding tetratricopeptide repeat protein: MRVAITERFSLYAVVFCLIASVSFAYWQVDKFDFVSFDDHEYVSNNPHVMSGFSKKNIVWAFTSFDSANWHPLTWLSHMLDCTFYGKRPAGHHLTNLLLHILNALLLFFLLRAMTGSVWKSAFVAALFGLHPLHVESVAWVSERKDVLSAFFMLSALLCWTSYARKKQRAFYFLTLFLFTLGLMAKPMIVTLPFILLLLDFWPFQRYREIPGESLESPRTLFTKRMLFLGAEKIPFIILAIASCIVTVLAQHAGEAIVKADELSLLSRIENSVISYVRYICKMFWPSRLSFFYPHPVKLWPVWILVFACLMLLGITVFALLNVKKRPYLIVGWLWYLGTLIPVIGLVQVGSQAIADRYTYIPLIGLFMSLTWLLSDFASSNRLYKIAATIFSLAVLSIAGVAARAQVGFWKNDLALADHGITATRDNFIAYSIKGNYLLAHNQYDEALYWLQKSVLLRPTQTMARCNIGLIYLREKKAREAIAVFSELFALDSNHTLANLNCASAYEMIGDSRSAIRCLRRAVAADPSFNAALHNLGVIYGTMKDYPNCRQYLLEAVQKNPNDAESLFWLGKCCYYDNNISEAIGWFTKSIAIVPDFPQSHRELGRAYQSCGKTDLAKEQFSIADSLSLFQRKTEKHY, translated from the coding sequence ATGCGCGTGGCTATAACAGAGCGTTTTTCTCTCTACGCGGTTGTCTTTTGTCTCATCGCATCCGTCTCCTTTGCCTATTGGCAGGTGGATAAATTTGATTTCGTCAGCTTTGACGACCATGAATACGTTTCTAATAACCCTCATGTCATGTCCGGATTTAGCAAGAAAAATATTGTTTGGGCTTTTACCTCATTCGATTCGGCCAACTGGCATCCGCTTACATGGCTGTCGCACATGCTTGACTGTACGTTCTATGGGAAAAGACCCGCTGGGCACCATCTTACCAATTTGCTATTGCACATTCTAAATGCATTATTGCTTTTTTTCCTTCTCAGGGCGATGACTGGTTCAGTGTGGAAAAGTGCCTTTGTCGCGGCATTGTTCGGACTGCATCCCCTTCACGTTGAATCGGTTGCCTGGGTGTCGGAAAGAAAAGACGTATTAAGTGCCTTTTTTATGTTGAGTGCACTGTTGTGCTGGACTTCTTATGCCCGAAAGAAACAGCGGGCTTTTTATTTTTTAACACTTTTTCTATTTACTCTCGGCCTCATGGCAAAGCCCATGATCGTCACGTTGCCTTTCATATTGCTGCTTCTTGATTTTTGGCCCTTCCAGCGGTACCGAGAGATTCCCGGAGAAAGTTTGGAATCGCCGAGAACCCTATTTACAAAAAGAATGCTCTTTTTAGGTGCTGAGAAAATTCCATTTATTATTCTTGCCATTGCATCCTGCATCGTTACCGTCCTGGCTCAGCATGCGGGAGAAGCCATTGTAAAAGCGGATGAATTATCCTTACTGTCCAGAATCGAAAATTCCGTTATTTCTTACGTTCGCTATATTTGTAAAATGTTTTGGCCATCACGGCTTTCCTTTTTTTATCCGCATCCGGTGAAACTGTGGCCTGTGTGGATATTGGTCTTTGCTTGTCTGATGCTTCTCGGCATCACCGTATTCGCCTTGCTTAATGTTAAAAAACGGCCCTATTTGATTGTCGGTTGGCTCTGGTACCTGGGAACACTTATTCCCGTGATCGGCTTGGTCCAAGTTGGCTCACAGGCAATAGCAGATCGGTATACCTATATTCCGTTGATAGGGCTTTTTATGAGTCTAACGTGGCTGCTTTCTGATTTTGCTTCGAGCAATCGTTTATATAAAATTGCGGCCACGATTTTCTCGCTGGCCGTTCTCTCCATCGCGGGTGTTGCCGCTCGAGCGCAGGTGGGATTTTGGAAAAACGATCTTGCGCTTGCAGATCATGGAATTACAGCTACAAGGGATAATTTTATTGCCTACAGCATTAAAGGCAATTATCTGCTTGCCCATAACCAATACGACGAAGCTCTTTATTGGTTGCAAAAATCGGTTTTGCTGCGACCTACTCAGACTATGGCTCGATGCAACATTGGCTTGATATACCTTAGAGAAAAAAAGGCAAGAGAAGCAATTGCCGTTTTTAGCGAATTGTTTGCTCTCGACTCGAACCATACCCTTGCAAACCTTAACTGCGCTAGCGCGTACGAGATGATCGGCGATTCAAGATCGGCGATTCGTTGTCTCCGCCGCGCTGTTGCGGCGGACCCCTCCTTCAACGCCGCTTTGCATAATCTCGGAGTCATTTACGGCACAATGAAAGACTATCCGAATTGCAGGCAATATCTTTTAGAAGCGGTTCAAAAAAATCCCAACGACGCGGAATCTTTGTTCTGGCTTGGCAAATGCTGTTATTATGACAATAACATTTCGGAAGCGATAGGGTGGTTTACAAAATCCATAGCTATTGTACCCGATTTTCCTCAATCTCATCGTGAGCTGGGGAGGGCCTACCAGTCCTGTGGCAAAACGGATCTTGCAAAAGAGCAATTTTCAATTGCGGACTCACTCTCCTTATTTCAGCGGAAAACAGAAAAACATTATTAG
- a CDS encoding DUF2142 domain-containing protein: MIIFGWKQLALYKIPLTRQRIFSPENLFLFIGYICGMLMVYSNPPFHSNDEDRHFYNSYFLSTGQVPPRQHEGQIGGYLPVNLFYISESFQGIPFNIGYKINRAKLKELECTPLQEQTKVFYDNPSYQINPVPYTPFVIGIWSAKIINSNPIHLLWGARIAGLIFYLLIVYMAIKFIPIHKCVMMALALNPMTLFQAASVTYDVMNISLSFLIVALALRYALREKQIRKAEMMIYVFISLIYCFAKPGYYIVPFLFFVIPQNNIGSPTKSLAMFVSLCVICCLPSLTWDNYVSSLQLKGGRVLQNDFYGNVHEQLQIITSAPGAFAIHFLLNFVTQGKEWIIGTMGRLGYSYTHLNHTILFIHGLVLFAISLLDSSKNMLLSLRQKMIIGSIGYGNIVIIAVGFFLLSPVGSITIYGLQGRYFISLLPLIFLLNFNRAFWNKFWEKWKNAIIASYSCLLLGYTVYFINTHFY, encoded by the coding sequence ATGATTATATTCGGTTGGAAACAATTAGCACTTTATAAAATACCTTTGACCCGGCAACGTATTTTTTCTCCCGAAAACTTATTTCTATTTATTGGATATATTTGCGGAATGCTCATGGTATACTCAAATCCGCCATTTCATTCAAATGATGAAGACCGGCATTTTTACAATTCATATTTTCTTTCCACGGGTCAAGTTCCTCCACGACAACATGAAGGGCAGATCGGCGGATATTTGCCCGTGAATCTTTTTTATATTTCAGAATCATTCCAAGGTATACCTTTTAATATCGGATATAAAATAAACAGAGCAAAACTCAAAGAACTAGAGTGTACGCCTTTGCAAGAACAGACGAAAGTGTTTTACGACAATCCAAGCTATCAAATCAATCCGGTCCCCTATACTCCTTTTGTTATTGGTATTTGGAGTGCGAAGATTATTAATTCAAATCCAATACATTTACTCTGGGGTGCAAGGATTGCGGGATTGATTTTTTATCTCCTTATTGTTTATATGGCGATAAAGTTTATTCCAATACATAAATGTGTCATGATGGCGCTTGCATTGAATCCGATGACATTATTTCAGGCTGCGTCAGTGACCTACGATGTTATGAACATTTCTCTTTCATTTCTTATTGTTGCCCTGGCGTTGCGATATGCCTTACGAGAAAAACAGATTCGAAAGGCAGAAATGATGATTTATGTTTTTATTTCGCTGATTTATTGTTTTGCAAAACCCGGCTATTACATTGTTCCGTTCTTGTTTTTTGTCATTCCACAAAATAATATCGGTTCTCCAACAAAGTCTTTGGCGATGTTCGTTAGTCTTTGTGTCATTTGTTGTTTACCCTCGCTGACATGGGACAACTATGTATCCTCACTTCAATTGAAAGGTGGAAGGGTCCTGCAAAATGATTTTTACGGTAATGTCCATGAACAGCTACAGATCATAACATCGGCACCCGGAGCTTTCGCCATCCATTTCCTGCTCAATTTTGTTACTCAAGGTAAAGAATGGATCATTGGCACGATGGGAAGATTGGGGTATTCCTATACACACCTCAATCATACAATTCTTTTTATACACGGTTTAGTATTGTTTGCAATATCATTATTGGATTCCTCAAAAAACATGCTGCTATCTTTGCGTCAGAAAATGATTATTGGCAGTATTGGTTATGGAAATATCGTAATCATTGCTGTAGGATTTTTCCTTTTATCGCCGGTGGGTTCAATTACGATTTATGGCCTGCAGGGACGTTATTTTATTTCTCTTCTCCCTCTCATATTTCTCTTAAATTTCAATAGAGCGTTTTGGAATAAATTCTGGGAAAAATGGAAAAATGCAATTATCGCCTCATATTCGTGCCTGTTATTAGGATATACAGTCTATTTTATTAATACTCATTTCTACTAA
- a CDS encoding ABC transporter permease has translation MKSYLRAISEIATNTFKETVRNNVLYLVLFFVVALIVLSVFVADWSVFARIQVMQDFGLATMSLAGLLLAVFIGVGMLGREISQKTVYHVITKPVSRNQFVCGKFAGLLFTLLINYFVMSIIFIGTLIYLGGTVQLTLIYAIFLIWAEMSLMISASIFFSTLTTPMLASIFSLAFYIAGHFNDLLSIKFVEAKGSLYPVLLKVIYFVLPNLEHFNVRDNIVYNINLPTAYYGYAVVYGILYTALFLTLSCALFSKKDL, from the coding sequence ATGAAAAGCTACCTGCGGGCAATTTCCGAGATAGCGACAAACACCTTCAAGGAAACAGTTCGGAACAACGTGCTGTATCTCGTGCTTTTTTTCGTTGTTGCGCTCATTGTCCTCTCGGTGTTTGTGGCAGACTGGTCCGTGTTTGCCCGGATACAGGTAATGCAGGATTTCGGGCTTGCCACTATGTCGCTTGCAGGGCTGCTCCTTGCGGTGTTCATCGGCGTGGGCATGCTTGGAAGGGAAATAAGCCAGAAAACGGTGTATCATGTCATTACCAAACCGGTTTCCCGTAACCAGTTTGTGTGCGGAAAGTTTGCCGGCCTTCTTTTCACACTCCTAATTAATTATTTCGTCATGTCTATAATTTTTATTGGAACGCTTATCTATTTGGGTGGCACCGTTCAACTGACTCTCATTTATGCGATTTTTCTGATTTGGGCCGAGATGTCACTTATGATTTCTGCGTCGATATTTTTTTCCACGCTTACCACGCCCATGCTTGCTTCTATTTTTTCCCTCGCATTTTATATTGCAGGCCATTTTAATGACCTGCTCTCAATTAAATTCGTTGAGGCAAAAGGATCGCTTTATCCGGTTCTCCTTAAAGTGATTTACTTCGTGCTGCCGAATCTTGAACATTTTAATGTGCGGGATAATATCGTCTATAACATAAACCTTCCAACGGCCTATTACGGATATGCCGTTGTTTACGGAATTCTCTATACTGCGCTTTTTCTTACGTTATCATGCGCGCTTTTTTCAAAAAAGGATCTCTAG
- a CDS encoding prepilin-type N-terminal cleavage/methylation domain-containing protein, translated as MKNILNKTKGFTLVELMVVIVIVGILAAVAIPKFLDASQKAKASEFPTQLTAIYTGQLAYNAEKGQYVTQFAFLRDSAGVDVPSSSRWFIYTMTNATATTFTGTATVNTAFGSCTGSDYGTIDQTNSKYATAALARYAPSWR; from the coding sequence ATGAAAAACATACTCAATAAAACAAAGGGTTTTACGCTGGTAGAATTAATGGTGGTTATAGTTATTGTGGGTATCCTTGCCGCGGTTGCAATTCCTAAATTCCTCGATGCGTCCCAAAAGGCAAAAGCGTCTGAGTTTCCCACGCAGTTGACGGCTATTTATACAGGCCAGTTGGCATATAACGCCGAGAAGGGTCAATATGTGACCCAGTTTGCGTTCTTGAGGGATTCTGCTGGAGTCGATGTTCCTTCCTCGAGCCGTTGGTTCATATATACCATGACGAACGCCACGGCCACAACTTTTACGGGCACCGCAACTGTGAACACGGCATTCGGGTCTTGCACGGGCTCAGATTATGGCACCATCGATCAGACGAACTCCAAATATGCCACAGCCGCATTGGCAAGATACGCGCCGAGCTGGAGGTAA
- a CDS encoding ABC transporter ATP-binding protein translates to MSIPIIEFQNVCKNFRKHFWTRQVAAVVNCSFTMEKNMVTGFIGPNGAGKTTSIKMLLGLVRPTSGTVRINGLDPALPSARKGVSFLSERPYFYEHLTVRETLRFAENLVQEDQKSAEADIMRVLETVELSASADSKVKELSKGMQQRLSMAQALLCNSDLYILDEPMSGLDPLGRRLFREILLDLAQKGKTIFFSTHILDDVESVCSHILVMSHGRLEYQGPISQLLSQGQSGTECIVMGLSNVDTQTLSSMGYTITKATDGKDIIMIPPGKDPRQCLQFLCEKGLFCESVVKRTASLEDIIYKRK, encoded by the coding sequence ATGTCCATCCCCATTATTGAATTTCAAAACGTTTGCAAGAACTTTCGAAAGCATTTTTGGACAAGGCAAGTGGCTGCCGTGGTAAATTGCTCCTTTACCATGGAAAAAAATATGGTGACCGGTTTTATAGGTCCCAACGGAGCTGGCAAAACCACAAGCATCAAAATGCTCTTAGGTCTTGTCCGCCCCACTTCGGGAACAGTCCGGATCAACGGCCTCGACCCGGCGCTTCCTTCAGCAAGAAAAGGTGTTTCGTTTTTAAGCGAACGCCCCTATTTTTACGAGCACCTCACGGTGCGCGAAACGCTCCGTTTTGCAGAAAATTTGGTGCAGGAAGACCAAAAATCGGCTGAAGCAGATATCATGCGCGTACTTGAGACGGTCGAGCTGTCTGCATCAGCAGACTCCAAGGTGAAAGAGCTTTCAAAAGGCATGCAGCAGCGGCTCTCGATGGCCCAAGCGCTTCTGTGCAATTCAGATCTTTATATTCTTGATGAGCCGATGAGCGGCCTCGATCCGTTGGGCAGAAGGCTTTTCAGGGAAATTTTGCTTGATCTGGCACAAAAGGGCAAAACCATTTTTTTCAGCACCCACATTCTCGATGATGTCGAATCCGTATGCAGCCATATATTGGTCATGTCCCACGGACGATTGGAATATCAAGGACCAATTTCACAACTTCTTTCACAGGGTCAAAGTGGTACAGAATGCATTGTGATGGGTCTTAGCAATGTTGATACACAGACGCTGTCATCCATGGGGTATACGATAACAAAGGCAACTGACGGCAAGGACATTATTATGATTCCGCCTGGTAAGGACCCTAGGCAATGCTTGCAATTTCTTTGTGAAAAGGGGTTGTTCTGCGAATCGGTGGTAAAACGCACAGCTTCCTTAGAGGATATAATTTACAAAAGGAAATAA
- a CDS encoding tetratricopeptide repeat protein, producing the protein MIEINLKRRTLYLIVLLLIACVSAVYWDVDKFEFISFDDSQYVSNNYHIFSGFNKKNMLWAFTSFYAANWHPLTWLSHMLDCQLYRLKPAGHHLTNVMFHLLNTLLLFFVLKGMTGAVWRSALVAALFGLHPLHVESVAWVSERKDVLSAFFMLLSVLFYSSFVIRQKRSYYEGALVTFALGLMAKPMIVTLPFVLLLLDFWPFRRFALTGTVSLNGDVSQKRFISLCIEKIPFLVLTAASCIVTALAQHAGKAIGKTDKFSFVAGFANAMISYVNYMGKMFWPVKLSFFYPFPATLPSIWNLLFSFIILFIITFFAIILVKKKPYFLMGWLWFLGTMVPVIGIVRVGSQAMADRYTYIPLIGLFIIFVWALYEVAARSRMFKSVTIGALLVVLCLLAYQARKQTQYWKDDLTLGNHGLSVSKENFFAYNLEGNYLLSQNNYREAFRCFATSLFLCPEQEVPLSNIGLIFLKQGKPKEAIAVYKKLLIKDPDNIMANLNCGNAYGLLGDTRSAIACFTRIITIDSTYALAIHNIGEAFEAQRDYQKCRSYLLMALQRDPNNAETYYALGNCCFYDNDMLAAVQWYKKSISLYYDFADSHRQLGKAYSSSSRHDLAQREFAIADSLTSLDTAKKR; encoded by the coding sequence ATGATCGAAATTAATTTGAAACGCCGTACCCTTTATCTTATTGTCCTTCTGCTCATTGCATGCGTTTCCGCTGTTTATTGGGATGTGGACAAATTTGAATTTATCAGCTTTGACGATTCCCAGTATGTCTCAAACAATTATCATATTTTCTCAGGATTCAACAAAAAAAACATGCTCTGGGCGTTTACCTCTTTCTATGCGGCAAACTGGCACCCGCTTACATGGCTTTCACATATGCTTGATTGTCAGCTTTACCGCCTTAAACCCGCTGGCCACCATCTCACCAACGTGATGTTCCACCTTTTGAACACACTCCTCCTGTTTTTTGTTCTCAAAGGCATGACAGGCGCTGTCTGGAGGAGCGCGCTTGTTGCCGCGCTATTCGGACTTCATCCACTTCACGTAGAATCGGTCGCGTGGGTTTCCGAAAGAAAAGATGTGCTGAGCGCCTTTTTTATGCTGCTCTCCGTATTATTCTATTCATCATTTGTAATTCGTCAAAAACGGAGCTACTATGAAGGGGCTCTGGTGACGTTTGCTTTGGGCCTGATGGCAAAGCCCATGATCGTCACGCTTCCGTTTGTGCTTCTGCTCCTTGATTTTTGGCCTTTTCGGCGTTTTGCCTTGACAGGAACAGTGTCGCTGAACGGCGATGTCTCCCAAAAAAGATTTATTTCACTATGCATTGAGAAAATACCGTTTTTGGTGCTGACGGCCGCATCATGCATCGTTACCGCGCTTGCCCAGCATGCGGGAAAAGCCATTGGAAAAACTGACAAGTTTTCGTTTGTGGCAGGGTTTGCAAATGCAATGATCTCCTATGTGAACTATATGGGAAAAATGTTCTGGCCTGTCAAGCTTTCCTTCTTTTATCCGTTTCCCGCGACCCTCCCGTCCATTTGGAATCTTCTTTTTTCCTTCATTATTCTTTTCATAATAACGTTCTTTGCGATCATTCTTGTAAAAAAGAAACCTTATTTTTTAATGGGGTGGCTTTGGTTTCTGGGAACCATGGTACCTGTCATCGGGATTGTCCGTGTCGGATCCCAGGCCATGGCCGACCGGTACACCTATATCCCACTTATTGGACTTTTCATCATTTTTGTATGGGCGCTATACGAGGTTGCCGCCCGAAGCAGAATGTTTAAGAGCGTGACAATTGGCGCTTTGCTCGTCGTACTTTGTCTTCTTGCCTATCAAGCCCGGAAACAGACCCAGTATTGGAAAGACGATCTTACCCTAGGAAACCACGGCCTTTCCGTTTCCAAAGAAAATTTCTTTGCCTACAATCTTGAGGGGAATTATCTGCTCTCTCAAAACAATTACCGCGAGGCGTTTCGTTGTTTTGCCACTTCACTTTTTCTGTGTCCGGAACAAGAGGTTCCACTTTCGAATATCGGGCTTATCTTCCTCAAACAGGGAAAACCAAAAGAAGCCATTGCCGTTTACAAGAAATTGCTTATAAAAGACCCAGACAATATTATGGCCAATCTCAATTGCGGCAATGCCTATGGTTTGCTCGGCGACACAAGGTCCGCTATTGCATGTTTTACTCGCATCATTACCATTGATTCCACATATGCTCTAGCTATCCATAATATCGGTGAAGCATTTGAAGCGCAGAGGGATTATCAAAAATGCAGGTCTTATCTTCTCATGGCCCTCCAAAGGGATCCTAACAATGCCGAAACATATTATGCGCTAGGAAATTGCTGTTTTTATGACAATGATATGTTGGCGGCCGTTCAATGGTATAAAAAATCGATTTCCCTTTACTATGATTTTGCAGATTCGCATCGTCAGTTAGGAAAGGCATATTCCTCGTCCAGCAGGCATGATCTTGCGCAAAGAGAATTTGCAATTGCAGATTCTCTGACATCGCTTGACACTGCCAAAAAAAGGTAA
- a CDS encoding tetratricopeptide repeat protein, with translation MIAFLKKESQSVIILGLTVITLAVYWPVQDFPFIYYDDDEYVYDNPHVQQGLSINNFLWAFQSRSAANWHPLTWLSLMLDTDLYGKNPEGYHLTSLLLHIFNVLLLFLILSKLTKTKWRCAFVSCLFALHPLHVESVAWISERKDLLCALFMLLSIWAYSDYVGTRKLPAYIRALIYFAFGLMAKPMLVTLPIVLLLLDFWPLSRFVSGTNTITVKEGASGYRHGTIALLLEKVPFLLLSISSCFITLYVQKASGAVADFPLDRRVANAVISYLLYLRNTVFPCHLAFFYPFPSSINLVFLAVSVLIMGGISVAAIRSRRRVPWFFTGWYWYMGTLLPVIGVIQVGAQAMADRYTYIPLIGLFVIFSWGITCVFAFRLFQRIMITVIALCLCGVLSVMARRQVNYWQSSASLFRHALVATDHNHVAHNNLGKVLYLQNMPDSARHHFSEAIKILPTYSIALYNFAYVLKQQGKFNEAIPLFQQAIACDSNYFHAYQRLAETYERLGKDSLTIVYSRRALRLDRDSFSSWLLLAKTLYNNNSLDTALQYVDNALRCCPSCWEAHYYLGLIYLKKRLLDSCFYHLSYSLRLNPFSWSLCNSMGQELFRYGQGSYAVRMYSRAINLAPTMEKIYLNRAIVFAVENKLDSAVADCQHALRLKPNFTAAHFCLGRVFEQMGAQDSAKFHMREAGKTD, from the coding sequence ATGATTGCCTTCTTAAAGAAAGAAAGTCAATCCGTCATCATCCTCGGCTTGACGGTAATCACCCTTGCCGTATACTGGCCGGTGCAAGATTTCCCCTTCATATATTATGACGACGATGAATATGTCTATGACAACCCCCACGTTCAACAAGGCCTTTCCATAAATAATTTTCTCTGGGCCTTTCAGTCGAGATCCGCCGCCAACTGGCATCCTCTTACCTGGCTTTCATTGATGCTCGACACGGATCTGTACGGGAAAAATCCCGAAGGCTATCACCTCACCAGTCTATTGCTCCATATTTTCAATGTGCTTCTTCTATTCCTTATTTTATCGAAGCTGACGAAAACAAAATGGCGTTGCGCTTTTGTTTCATGCCTTTTTGCCCTGCATCCGCTTCATGTCGAATCGGTCGCTTGGATTTCGGAGCGCAAAGATTTGCTCTGCGCGCTTTTCATGCTGCTGAGCATATGGGCGTACTCTGATTATGTTGGTACTCGAAAACTGCCGGCGTATATTCGAGCACTAATTTATTTTGCCTTTGGCTTAATGGCAAAACCCATGCTGGTGACGCTGCCCATAGTATTGCTGCTTCTTGATTTTTGGCCCTTGAGTCGATTTGTTTCCGGCACAAATACCATCACCGTCAAAGAGGGTGCCTCCGGCTATCGGCATGGGACAATAGCATTGCTTCTGGAAAAAGTGCCTTTTCTGCTTTTGTCAATTTCCTCATGTTTCATTACACTGTATGTGCAGAAAGCGTCGGGTGCGGTCGCCGATTTTCCTCTGGATCGGCGGGTGGCCAATGCGGTCATTTCATATTTGTTATATTTAAGAAACACCGTCTTTCCCTGTCACTTGGCCTTTTTTTATCCATTCCCGTCTAGCATTAACTTGGTTTTCTTAGCAGTATCGGTTTTGATTATGGGGGGAATATCTGTTGCCGCGATTCGATCAAGGCGCCGCGTCCCCTGGTTTTTTACAGGCTGGTACTGGTATATGGGAACATTGCTTCCCGTCATCGGCGTCATTCAAGTCGGTGCGCAGGCAATGGCCGACCGTTATACATACATTCCGCTTATAGGTCTGTTTGTCATATTCTCCTGGGGAATAACGTGCGTTTTTGCCTTCCGCTTGTTTCAAAGAATAATGATAACGGTAATCGCCTTATGCTTATGTGGCGTTCTTTCAGTAATGGCAAGAAGACAAGTAAATTATTGGCAGAGCAGTGCCTCACTATTCCGCCATGCTCTCGTAGCCACCGATCATAATCACGTCGCGCACAATAACCTCGGAAAGGTGCTTTATTTACAAAACATGCCCGACAGCGCAAGGCACCATTTTTCAGAGGCCATAAAGATCCTACCCACTTATTCAATCGCACTCTACAATTTCGCGTACGTCTTGAAACAGCAGGGTAAATTTAACGAGGCAATTCCCTTATTTCAACAGGCGATAGCATGCGATTCGAACTATTTTCATGCTTATCAACGCCTCGCAGAAACCTACGAGCGCCTCGGTAAAGACTCATTGACGATTGTCTACTCTCGTAGAGCCCTACGGCTTGATCGCGATTCCTTTTCTTCCTGGTTATTGCTTGCAAAGACATTGTATAACAATAATTCTCTCGACACAGCATTACAGTATGTAGACAATGCACTTAGATGCTGTCCATCCTGTTGGGAAGCACATTATTATCTCGGACTGATATATTTAAAAAAGAGGCTGTTAGATAGTTGCTTTTATCATTTATCGTATTCATTACGCCTCAACCCTTTTTCATGGAGCCTCTGCAATTCCATGGGCCAAGAATTATTCAGATACGGCCAGGGGTCGTATGCCGTTCGGATGTATTCCCGCGCAATCAATCTTGCCCCGACTATGGAAAAGATCTATCTTAACCGCGCTATTGTATTTGCCGTCGAGAACAAACTCGATTCTGCTGTTGCTGATTGTCAGCATGCCCTGCGTTTAAAACCGAATTTTACCGCAGCTCATTTTTGTCTGGGACGGGTATTTGAACAAATGGGCGCGCAGGATTCAGCCAAATTTCATATGCGTGAAGCGGGAAAGACCGATTGA
- a CDS encoding tetratricopeptide repeat protein, which produces MDKKELQRLKNLTIYLFPILSFAGYVFFWNAPKVHLINPWYEAFHQVIKAQEILDPLQRQRILNEGGEKLIVLSRRFPQHARVQYYLGTYYDIIGKYDSAVVHAKEAIRLGSGSIVNRVDDLATELLVSVLMKKARLFIDNKDNLTAQYFLREAYAIQPNNIPLLKTIGNVFLNSQSIDSAQWYFGKILTINQLDDEALYFLGYIASTQKRFPDAIDYLERAVAINPNRTDAKQLLSLLKKTSLRKS; this is translated from the coding sequence ATGGATAAGAAGGAATTACAGCGTCTAAAAAATCTGACTATTTATCTCTTTCCCATTCTTTCATTTGCGGGATATGTTTTTTTCTGGAACGCCCCCAAAGTTCATCTCATTAACCCTTGGTACGAGGCGTTTCACCAGGTCATTAAAGCCCAAGAAATACTGGATCCTCTTCAAAGACAACGAATATTGAATGAAGGGGGAGAAAAGCTCATAGTATTATCCAGAAGATTCCCGCAACATGCACGGGTGCAATATTACCTGGGAACATATTATGACATTATCGGGAAATATGATTCAGCCGTGGTGCATGCCAAAGAAGCAATCCGCCTGGGAAGCGGATCGATTGTAAACAGGGTGGACGATTTAGCGACGGAACTTCTTGTCTCGGTGCTCATGAAAAAAGCACGGTTATTTATTGACAATAAAGATAATTTGACGGCACAATATTTTCTCCGGGAAGCATATGCAATTCAGCCAAATAATATTCCGCTTCTTAAAACTATTGGGAATGTTTTCTTAAATTCACAATCAATTGATTCGGCGCAATGGTATTTTGGAAAAATTCTGACCATTAATCAACTGGACGATGAAGCACTTTATTTTTTAGGTTACATAGCGAGTACACAGAAACGCTTTCCGGATGCAATTGATTATTTGGAAAGGGCCGTTGCCATAAACCCGAATCGTACAGACGCAAAACAATTATTATCCCTTCTAAAAAAGACCTCATTAAGGAAATCATGA